One window of Polyangium spumosum genomic DNA carries:
- a CDS encoding ABC transporter ATP-binding protein produces MTALAPPLVEDVEAEATPRGGVRVLVERARRVFPGSGVVLDGVDLDVAAGAFVALLGPSGCGKSTLLRLVAGLDQADGGAVRLVPEDGAERPRIAYVFQDAHLLPWRDVLDNAALPLELAGVPKDERRNAARAALGQVGLGDAAARYPAELSGGMKMRVSLARALVTRPNILLLDEPFAALDELTRQRLDDQLRALWLDLGMTVLFVTHSNAEAAYLAERCLVLSRRPARILLDTPIDLPRERAASLRSDPRFARALGPLQEALQAGEAQS; encoded by the coding sequence ATGACCGCCCTCGCCCCCCCGCTCGTCGAGGACGTCGAGGCGGAGGCCACGCCACGCGGCGGCGTGCGTGTGCTCGTCGAGCGCGCGCGGCGCGTCTTTCCAGGCAGCGGCGTCGTGCTCGACGGCGTGGACCTCGACGTCGCCGCCGGCGCCTTCGTCGCCCTGCTCGGCCCCTCGGGCTGCGGCAAGTCCACCCTGCTGCGGCTCGTCGCCGGCCTCGATCAGGCGGACGGCGGCGCGGTCCGCCTCGTCCCGGAGGACGGCGCCGAGCGCCCCCGCATTGCGTACGTTTTCCAGGACGCGCACCTCTTGCCCTGGCGCGACGTGCTCGACAATGCGGCGTTGCCGCTCGAGCTCGCGGGCGTGCCGAAAGACGAGCGGCGCAACGCGGCCCGCGCCGCCCTCGGGCAGGTGGGGCTCGGCGACGCGGCGGCGCGGTATCCGGCGGAGCTCTCGGGCGGCATGAAGATGCGCGTCTCGCTGGCCCGCGCCCTCGTCACGCGCCCGAACATCCTCCTGCTCGACGAGCCCTTCGCCGCCCTCGACGAGCTCACGCGCCAGAGGCTCGACGATCAGCTCCGCGCCTTGTGGCTCGACCTCGGCATGACCGTCCTCTTCGTCACGCATTCGAATGCAGAGGCCGCGTACCTCGCCGAGCGTTGCCTCGTGCTCTCCCGACGCCCGGCGCGGATCCTGCTCGATACGCCGATCGACCTGCCCCGCGAGCGCGCCGCCTCCTTGCGCAGCGATCCACGCTTCGCCCGCGCGCTCGGCCCGCTCCAGGAGGCGCTGCAGGCCGGAGAGGCGCAATCGTGA
- a CDS encoding ABC transporter permease — translation MKKSLLAAAPPILSLVLLLGAWEVLVRVLEVPAYLLPPPSQIAAAFAADAATLGLATLTTARSALFGFVLSGVIGVLVAVLLSASRLLERAFYPYAVFLQTVPIVAIAPLLVLWFGPGERAVSVSAFIVSVFPVVANALTGLRSVEPALRDLFRLYGAGKLRTLLLLSLPSSLPSIVTGLRIAGGLAVIGAIVGEFVAGFAEGTPGLGIVIMSAPRQLRTDLLFAAVLCASALGLGLFGLTNLGGWFLLRRWHPSEKG, via the coding sequence GTGAAGAAATCCCTCCTGGCCGCGGCGCCGCCGATCCTCTCGCTCGTCTTGTTGCTCGGCGCCTGGGAGGTCCTCGTGCGGGTGCTCGAGGTGCCGGCGTATCTGTTGCCTCCGCCGAGCCAGATCGCCGCCGCCTTCGCCGCGGACGCCGCCACGCTCGGGCTCGCGACCTTGACCACGGCGAGGAGCGCGCTCTTCGGGTTCGTGCTCTCGGGGGTGATCGGCGTGCTCGTGGCCGTGCTGCTCTCGGCGTCGCGGCTGCTCGAGCGCGCGTTTTACCCGTACGCCGTCTTCCTGCAGACCGTGCCGATCGTGGCGATAGCGCCGCTGCTCGTGCTCTGGTTCGGGCCGGGCGAGCGCGCGGTGAGCGTGTCGGCGTTCATCGTGAGCGTGTTCCCGGTCGTGGCGAATGCGCTGACGGGGCTCAGGTCCGTCGAGCCAGCGCTGCGGGATCTCTTCCGGCTGTATGGGGCGGGCAAGCTGCGCACGCTCTTGCTGCTGAGCTTGCCTTCGTCCTTGCCGAGCATCGTGACGGGCCTACGAATCGCGGGCGGGCTCGCGGTGATCGGGGCCATCGTGGGCGAATTCGTGGCGGGCTTCGCCGAGGGGACACCCGGGCTCGGCATCGTCATCATGAGCGCGCCGAGGCAGCTCCGCACGGACCTGCTCTTCGCGGCCGTGCTCTGCGCCTCGGCCCTCGGGCTCGGCCTGTTCGGGCTGACGAACCTGGGCGGGTGGTTCCTGCTGCGGCGGTGGCATCCGTCGGAGAAGGGCTGA